A portion of the Nomia melanderi isolate GNS246 chromosome 2, iyNomMela1, whole genome shotgun sequence genome contains these proteins:
- the LOC116431137 gene encoding condensin complex subunit 2 produces the protein MAARKSMANKLLDNPIRTTSPSSSPLRRKSILMQKPVVLSSLGENDDEAERLARRREINVTSMPVSTTNTSDRRRSLGLSFLANMPSTQMAERISQCIKLGTENKINLKNAFSLEMIDFMTYMIKKQDVNMSNLQIASTSLDVSTKIYGFRVDGVHMDILKMVGGLDKQGKRNENIEDNGMEQMDTQAENKNNQVQKQERKKKRKCKQRIFATVEALRTNVETEKPSLITMEADLQTADMLYQAILPNHVTSRFYFHPYSDILVDAVEHKEIQDKDIGCDIPKIKDFSQMQICPPMFYFDFQSWNANDELENPKEEKSNEDAFQFDLDALLPEDNEYAGRTYFDVEENEEENVERFVAATNQVENIVDFREVLTTTLPSKTSEYTFIQKNLNIHWTGPSHWKITNFKRGNSKIIQMCCQAQNKKRKEIELHYDDEIVESIKAKFQPSQAVKMHTRTARNEWNEEILTLPPDEHYDIAQANKLYLHESIFASESTAKINTARLSDSIENCNYNCENDISNYCPETNDDQYKSSEENNTANNGNRLKDKSLMPSQPFTGDNLVAMPKLTNKVPITYCVRAKKVDMRQLKKSIWKCLNTNSEKQNESLDTIDTVLQNLSNKMSGCKQFSNVYKRLPTLLTKTNSEALSFPISFVSLLHLANEKSLKVISSLDMSDLTVEQD, from the coding sequence atgGCGGCACGTAAAAGTATGGCAAATAAATTATTGGATAATCCTATACGTACAACTTCACCTTCTTCATCACCATTACGACGGAAATCAATTTTGATGCAAAAACCTGTTGTTCTTTCTTCTTTGGGAGAAAATGATGATGAAGCAGAACGTTTGGCTCGTCGTCGTGAAATTAATGTTACTTCCATGCCAGTATCTACCACGAACACATCTGATAGAAGACGTTCCTTAGGTCTTAGCTTCTTGGCGAATATGCCAAGTACTCAAATGGCGGAACGTATATCTCAGTGTATAAAACTTggtacagaaaataaaatcaatcttAAAAATGCGTTTAGCTTGGAAATGATTGATTTTATGACATACATGATCAAGAAACAAGATGTCAATATGTCTAATTTACAAATAGCTAGTACATCTTTAGATGTAAGCACTAAAATTTATGGGTTTCGGGTTGATGGTGTACATATGGACATACTTAAAATGGTTGGTGGATTAGACAAACAAggcaaaagaaatgaaaatatagaggATAATGGTATGGAACAAATGGATACTCaagcagaaaacaaaaataaccAAGTACAGAagcaagagagaaaaaagaaaagaaaatgtaaGCAACGAATATTTGCTACAGTGGAAGCTTTGAGAACGAATGTTGAAACTGAAAAACCTTCTCTAATAACTATGGAAGCAGATTTACAAACTGCAGACATGTTGTACCAAGCAATATTGCCAAACCATGTGACATCTAGGTTTTATTTCCATCCGTACAGTGATATCTTAGTGGATGCAGTAGAGCATAAAGAAATACAAGATAAAGATATTGGTTGTGACATTCCAAAGATAAAAGACTTTTCACAAATGCAAATTTGTCCACCtatgttttattttgattttcaaaGTTGGAATGCGAATGATGAACTAGAGAATCCTAAAGAAGAAAAATCTAATGAAGATGCATTTCAATTTGATCTGGATGCATTATTACCAGAAGACAATGAATATGCTGGTAGAACTTATTTCGATGTTGAAGAGAATGAAGAGGAAAATGTGGAGAGATTTGTTGCAGCGACAAATCAAGTAGAAAATATTGTAGACTTTCGAGAAGTTTTAACCACTACTTTACCATCTAAAACATCAGaatatacatttattcaaaaaaatttgaatatacatTGGACAGGCCCATCCCATTGGAAAATTACCAACTTTAAAAGAGgtaacagtaaaataattcaaatgtgTTGTCAAGCACAAaataagaagagaaaagaaatagaACTGCATTATGACGATGAAATAGTGGAAAGCATAAAAGCTAAATTTCAGCCAAGTCAAGCAGTTAAAATGCATACTAGAACTGCTAGAAATGAATGGAACGAGGAAATATTAACGCTACCACCAGATGAGCACTACGATATTGCACAAGCTAATAAACTGTATCTTCATGAATCAATATTTGCATCTGAAAGTACAGCAAAAATAAACACTGCACGTTTAAGCGATAGtatagaaaattgtaattataattgtgaAAATGACATATCAAATTATTGTCCTGAAACAAATGATGATCAATATAAAAGTTCGGAAGAAAATAATACAGCTAATAATGGCAATAGGCTCAAAGATAAGTCTTTAATGCCATCGCAGCCTTTTACAGGCGATAATTTAGTTGCCATGCCTAAATTGACAAATAAAGTACCTATTACATACTGTGTACGTGCAAAAAAGGTTGACATGagacaattaaaaaaatctatttggaaatgtttaaatacaaacagtgaaaaacaaaatgaaagttTAGACACAATAGATACAGTCTTACAAAatttaagtaataaaatgaGTGGTTGTAAACAATTCAGTAATGTATATAAAAGACTACCAACTTTATTAACGAAAACTAACTCAGAAGCATTAAGTTTTCCAATTTCCTTTGTGTCCCTTTTACATTTAGCAaatgaaaaatcattgaaaGTAATTTCTTCACTTGATATGAGTGACCTTACTGTGGAACAAGATTGA
- the LOC116431108 gene encoding cysteine-rich hydrophobic domain-containing protein 2, giving the protein MADFDAIYEEEEENEQNLEEHYVTMVPDPIVIRGAGNMTVFGLSNCFESGFPNELVSRVAPEEFKATVMRINSVLKKTLPVNVKWLFCGCVCCCCTLGCSLWPVICLSKRTQLSLNKLLEWENSRLYHKLGLHWRLAKQRCDTSSMMEYVLLIEFIPKIPIYKPD; this is encoded by the exons ATGGCAGATTTCGACGCGATCTatgaggaagaggaagagaatgAACAAAATTTGGAAGAACATTACGTGACAATGGTTCCAGACCCTATAGTTATTCGAGGAGCTGGAAATATGACTGt ATTTGGTCTTAGCAATTGTTTTGAATCAGGATTTCCAAATGAATTAGTGTCGCGTGTTGCTCCGGAAGAATTTAAAGCAACTGTTATGAGAATAAACAGTGTGTTGAAAAAGACTTTACCAGTTAACGTTAAGTGGTTGTTTTGTGGCTGTGTCTGCTGTTGTTGTACGTTAGGTTGTTCTCTTTGGCCTGTCATCTGTTTAAGTAAAAGa acgCAACTTtcgttaaacaaattattagaaTGGGAAAACAGTAGGCTATATCATAAACTTGGATTACATTGGAGGTTGGCGAAACAAAGATGCGATACTTCATCTATGATGGAATAT GTTctcttaattgaatttattccaAAAATACCCATATACAAACCTGACTAA